The Thiorhodovibrio litoralis genome includes a window with the following:
- a CDS encoding ArsR/SmtB family transcription factor, protein MSEQPEQHPSPENTTLTANALKAMAHPLRWKILCSLGDQELSVGEIVERTGTSQSNISQHLEQLRNKNIVIARKDANRIFYRIRNGQLLELIGIMRDVLCPANLDDHYPR, encoded by the coding sequence ATGAGCGAACAACCAGAACAACATCCGAGCCCGGAAAATACCACCCTGACCGCCAACGCGCTCAAGGCCATGGCGCATCCGCTGCGCTGGAAAATTCTCTGCTCGCTCGGGGACCAAGAGCTCTCGGTCGGTGAAATCGTCGAGCGCACGGGCACCTCGCAGAGCAACATTTCCCAGCACCTTGAGCAATTGCGCAACAAGAACATCGTCATTGCCCGCAAGGACGCCAACCGCATTTTCTATCGCATCCGTAACGGTCAGTTGCTGGAGCTGATCGGAATCATGCGCGACGTGCTCTGCCCCGCAAATCTCGATGATCATTATCCGCGCTGA
- a CDS encoding response regulator, whose translation MPVKPGYKVLIVDDHQHNLYTLRTLIQKHLDAEVLEATSGREAIDITLDQRDIDLIILDVQMPEMDGFQTASLLKLRKRTRDIPIIFLTAAFKSEEFQQRGFAVGAVDYLLKPIDDLLLINKISTYFRLIEKERGLNRVLEQKVAERTAALEREKQYNERIITHMGEALLVLNPEGEIKFANPAACAMLNYSAEDLNGMAIGDVFEEDGDEEAGAFMGTWLEALIRTGALSKIDARFIAKDGLRVPILFSRTALLDPNNRISDIICIAKNMTGYIRLPEEDAPQEHEQGLDNAERADEFALAAAPVAP comes from the coding sequence ATGCCCGTGAAACCTGGTTACAAGGTCCTGATCGTCGACGACCATCAGCACAACCTCTACACCTTGCGCACCCTGATCCAAAAGCACCTGGATGCCGAGGTGCTGGAGGCCACGAGCGGGCGCGAGGCCATCGACATCACCCTTGACCAGCGCGATATCGACCTGATTATTCTTGATGTTCAGATGCCCGAGATGGACGGTTTTCAGACCGCCTCCTTGCTCAAGCTGCGCAAGCGCACGCGCGATATTCCGATTATCTTCCTGACCGCGGCCTTTAAGTCGGAAGAATTCCAGCAACGCGGCTTCGCCGTGGGTGCGGTCGATTATCTGCTCAAGCCGATCGACGATCTGCTGCTGATCAACAAAATCAGCACCTATTTTCGGCTCATCGAGAAAGAGCGCGGTCTCAATCGCGTGCTGGAACAGAAAGTCGCCGAGCGCACCGCCGCGCTCGAGCGCGAGAAACAATACAACGAGCGCATCATCACCCACATGGGCGAGGCCTTGTTGGTGCTCAACCCTGAAGGCGAGATCAAGTTCGCCAACCCGGCCGCCTGCGCTATGCTCAACTACAGCGCAGAGGATTTGAACGGCATGGCCATTGGCGATGTCTTCGAAGAAGATGGCGACGAGGAAGCTGGCGCCTTCATGGGCACCTGGCTGGAGGCGCTAATCCGCACCGGCGCGCTAAGCAAGATCGACGCGCGCTTCATCGCGAAAGACGGCTTGCGCGTGCCCATCCTGTTCTCGCGTACCGCTTTGCTGGACCCGAACAACCGCATCAGCGACATTATCTGTATCGCCAAGAACATGACAGGGTATATTCGCCTGCCTGAGGAAGACGCGCCACAGGAGCACGAACAAGGATTGGACAACGCGGAACGCGCGGACGAGTTCGCCTTGGCGGCAGCACCCGTCGCGCCCTAA
- a CDS encoding ATP-binding response regulator: MKLRFYILALLLLFGLAPLTLAVVINLPLVVERTAMFFQKAYLQNLRADFRDLDQHLASRDEIIRLLAKLPDPGILLGTGTGPGTSEQQVDLARARYTSWINQMLSDQGDIIQILFLDHLGHERFWLERDAQDLEWHPTETPPAPPNQGFINAAGKLAPGEVMVSRIRVNPYAASRDPRQLLTLQLASPIGEPTQAGAATPGLLLMTVDVGGLAQFYRNTLWVHHSGSYLKPGQPISNGAEAFEDFPGLEQLFAEGKLALSKSSTGQPYLWVPMFLTEDALPLWVGRPVDSSPIADFRNTLIVRVLSIVLVLVMVVMVMARAIARRAERFGRELTAGVQHILREGKPLDLHWRGPFEVRELGEQLSALSRSHAEHIAAERQHTRELERSNRFKSEFLANVSHELRTPLNAILLLSKMLADKESGLEGEQRRQAQVIHEASTDLRGMIDNILDISRIEAGQVTMSLEWVDLPSMLEELVNLTEAIFTSKGLRLNLEIASNAPTRLYSDRDKIRQIIKNFLSNAAKFTHHGQVLLTAEAHSDAHYPLAISVSDTGIGIPPGKEEIIFDAFQQADGSTRRRYGGTGLGLSISRELAGLLKGKITVDSALNQGSRFTLALPLSLDPGDIASVEILESHEAPISTHLAPAIEDRDTNDSSELPASDHNQTGHARTDLGDGWVLLLERNIESLLELTDDLKDLGLRVQTAADVDEALETLQEDPACALVMLGALAEPADTCDSITRLREDPACAQLPLIVTGPRDDPAAQRYLASGAAAFCGKPLAADELIALIDRLVSPTSAARDSSDQSSAPGDPSGQQGASG, translated from the coding sequence ATGAAGCTGCGCTTTTACATCCTTGCCCTGCTGCTGCTGTTTGGCCTGGCGCCGCTGACGCTGGCGGTGGTGATCAATCTGCCGCTGGTGGTGGAACGCACCGCCATGTTTTTCCAGAAGGCCTATCTGCAAAATCTGCGCGCGGATTTTCGCGATCTCGACCAGCACCTGGCCAGTCGCGACGAGATCATCCGGCTGCTGGCCAAGCTGCCGGACCCAGGCATTTTGCTCGGTACCGGCACCGGCCCTGGCACCAGCGAGCAGCAGGTTGATCTGGCACGCGCGCGCTACACCAGCTGGATCAATCAGATGCTGTCGGACCAAGGCGACATCATTCAGATTCTGTTTCTCGATCACCTCGGCCATGAGCGCTTCTGGCTCGAGCGCGATGCGCAGGATCTGGAGTGGCACCCCACCGAGACCCCACCCGCGCCGCCGAATCAGGGTTTCATCAATGCCGCAGGCAAGCTTGCGCCCGGTGAGGTGATGGTCAGCCGGATTCGGGTCAACCCCTATGCCGCCTCGCGCGACCCGCGCCAGTTGCTCACCTTGCAGCTTGCAAGCCCCATTGGCGAACCGACTCAAGCCGGCGCAGCAACACCCGGGCTCTTATTGATGACCGTGGATGTCGGCGGTCTGGCGCAGTTCTATCGCAACACCCTGTGGGTGCACCACAGCGGCAGCTATCTCAAGCCTGGCCAGCCGATTAGCAACGGGGCCGAGGCCTTTGAGGATTTTCCCGGTCTCGAGCAACTGTTTGCCGAAGGCAAGCTGGCCTTATCGAAGTCCAGCACTGGCCAGCCTTACCTCTGGGTGCCCATGTTCCTGACCGAAGACGCGCTGCCACTGTGGGTGGGACGGCCGGTGGATTCCTCCCCCATCGCTGATTTTCGCAACACGCTGATCGTGCGCGTGCTGTCCATTGTGCTGGTGCTGGTCATGGTGGTAATGGTGATGGCGCGGGCGATCGCACGCCGTGCCGAGCGCTTCGGCCGCGAGCTCACCGCCGGGGTGCAGCACATACTGCGCGAAGGAAAGCCACTGGATTTGCACTGGCGCGGCCCCTTTGAGGTGCGCGAGCTTGGCGAACAGCTCAGCGCCCTGTCCCGCTCGCATGCCGAGCACATCGCCGCGGAGCGCCAGCATACCCGCGAGTTGGAGCGCTCCAACCGCTTCAAGTCAGAATTTCTCGCCAACGTCAGTCACGAGCTGCGCACGCCGCTGAATGCCATCCTGCTGCTATCGAAAATGCTGGCGGACAAGGAATCCGGTCTCGAGGGCGAACAGCGCCGCCAGGCGCAGGTGATTCATGAGGCGAGCACCGATCTGCGCGGCATGATCGACAACATCCTGGATATTTCGCGCATCGAGGCGGGCCAGGTCACCATGAGCCTGGAATGGGTCGACCTGCCCTCCATGCTCGAGGAACTGGTCAACCTGACCGAGGCGATTTTCACCTCCAAAGGGCTGCGGCTCAATCTGGAAATCGCCTCCAACGCGCCGACCCGTCTCTACAGCGATCGCGACAAGATCCGCCAGATTATCAAGAACTTTCTCTCCAACGCCGCCAAGTTCACCCATCACGGCCAGGTGTTGCTCACCGCCGAGGCCCACAGCGACGCGCACTACCCGCTCGCCATCAGCGTCAGCGACACCGGCATAGGCATTCCGCCTGGCAAGGAAGAGATTATCTTTGACGCCTTCCAGCAGGCGGATGGCTCGACCCGCCGGCGTTATGGCGGCACCGGGCTGGGTCTGTCCATCAGCCGCGAGCTGGCCGGGCTGCTGAAGGGAAAAATCACCGTCGACAGCGCCCTCAATCAAGGCAGCCGGTTCACCCTAGCGCTGCCCTTGTCGCTCGACCCCGGAGACATCGCCTCGGTCGAAATCCTCGAAAGCCACGAGGCGCCGATCAGCACGCATCTGGCACCCGCGATTGAGGACCGGGACACGAACGACTCCTCCGAGCTCCCGGCGTCCGACCATAACCAAACCGGCCATGCCCGAACCGACCTGGGCGACGGCTGGGTGCTGCTGCTTGAGCGCAACATCGAGAGCCTGCTCGAGCTGACCGACGATCTCAAAGACCTCGGGCTGCGCGTGCAGACCGCCGCCGACGTCGACGAGGCGCTCGAAACTCTGCAGGAAGACCCTGCCTGCGCGCTGGTGATGCTTGGCGCGCTGGCCGAGCCTGCGGACACCTGTGATAGCATCACGCGCTTGCGCGAAGATCCAGCCTGCGCGCAGCTGCCGCTGATCGTCACCGGGCCGCGCGATGATCCGGCCGCGCAACGCTATCTGGCCTCCGGCGCCGCCGCCTTTTGCGGCAAACCGCTGGCGGCCGACGAGCTAATCGCGCTGATCGATCGCCTTGTCAGCCCAACATCCGCCGCGCGCGACTCCTCTGATCAGTCGTCCGCGCCCGGTGATCCAAGCGGGCAGCAAGGTGCTTCCGGCTAA
- a CDS encoding low molecular weight protein-tyrosine-phosphatase: protein MTDTTNNRADAVRVLFVCMGNICRSPTAQGVFRHLVRQAGLADRITIDSAGTHAYHVGEPPDARATQAAQLRGIELGDIRARRATVEDFHAFDYVLAMDRDNFRDLRELCPPGLTSRLRMFMDFAPNASVREVPDPYYGGPSGFDRVLDLVETAAAGLLEDIRRRL from the coding sequence ATGACCGACACCACCAACAACCGAGCAGACGCCGTGCGCGTGCTTTTCGTCTGTATGGGCAATATCTGCCGCTCACCAACGGCGCAGGGCGTCTTTCGCCATCTGGTCCGACAGGCGGGACTCGCCGATCGGATCACCATCGATTCCGCCGGCACCCATGCCTACCATGTTGGCGAACCGCCCGATGCGCGCGCCACTCAGGCTGCGCAGCTGCGCGGGATCGAGCTCGGCGATATTCGGGCGCGGCGCGCGACGGTGGAGGATTTTCATGCGTTCGACTATGTGCTGGCGATGGATCGGGACAACTTCCGCGACCTGAGAGAGCTGTGCCCACCAGGACTAACCAGCCGACTGCGGATGTTTATGGACTTCGCCCCGAATGCGTCGGTGCGGGAGGTACCCGACCCCTATTATGGCGGTCCAAGCGGCTTCGACCGGGTGCTGGATCTGGTCGAAACAGCGGCTGCCGGATTACTGGAAGACATCCGTCGTCGGCTCTGA
- the kdsB gene encoding 3-deoxy-manno-octulosonate cytidylyltransferase — MNPKTSSASPNSPFKVVIPARYGASRLPGKPLVDIGGKPLIAHVWERARASLASEVLIATDDDRIAGVCRELGAETVMTSAQHPSGSDRIGEVMRLRAWESDTIVVNLQGDEPCVPPALINQVAGALDSHPALGMATLSTPIDAARALSDPHVVKVVTDANGQALYFSRAPIPWHRDAFLGERAHLPPGIHFQRHIGLYAYRVGFLERFLAWPPAPLEQIESLEQLRVLWNGERIQVEEACAPLGPGVDTRDDIPAVLEWLGLVSQG, encoded by the coding sequence GTGAACCCGAAAACGTCTTCCGCTTCTCCCAATTCGCCCTTCAAAGTGGTGATACCCGCCCGTTACGGAGCCTCACGCTTGCCCGGCAAGCCGCTGGTCGACATTGGCGGCAAACCGCTGATCGCCCATGTGTGGGAACGCGCCCGCGCCAGCCTCGCCAGCGAGGTACTGATAGCCACCGACGACGACCGTATCGCGGGTGTCTGCCGGGAACTCGGCGCAGAGACCGTGATGACATCTGCGCAACACCCGAGCGGTTCTGATCGCATTGGGGAGGTCATGCGCCTGCGCGCCTGGGAGTCGGACACCATCGTGGTTAACCTGCAGGGCGACGAGCCCTGCGTGCCACCGGCACTGATCAACCAGGTGGCCGGCGCGCTCGACTCCCACCCCGCGCTGGGCATGGCCACCCTGTCGACGCCGATCGACGCAGCACGAGCCCTTTCCGACCCGCATGTGGTTAAGGTGGTGACGGACGCAAATGGCCAGGCGCTGTATTTCTCCCGCGCGCCCATCCCGTGGCATCGCGATGCTTTCCTTGGCGAGCGCGCCCACCTGCCCCCTGGCATCCATTTTCAGCGCCATATCGGCCTCTATGCCTATCGCGTCGGCTTTCTGGAGCGCTTTCTCGCCTGGCCGCCGGCTCCGCTGGAGCAAATCGAGTCACTCGAGCAGTTGCGCGTGTTGTGGAATGGCGAGCGGATTCAAGTCGAGGAGGCCTGTGCGCCCCTGGGCCCCGGGGTGGATACCCGAGATGACATCCCCGCCGTGCTGGAGTGGCTGGGGCTTGTCAGCCAAGGCTAA
- the lpxK gene encoding tetraacyldisaccharide 4'-kinase — MRTTGTHRRSRQGFPSQQLQALWYGPGHPLVWLLSPLGWLYCAIAQARAALWRRRWRQPPAAEDQIATPVIVVGNLTVGGTGKTPLVLWLAQHLRARGWRPGILTRGYGGQGSDQPRRVPVDGDPRDYGDEPVLLANRSGCPVMAGADRVAAARRLLQDCDCDLLLADDGLQHYRLRRDLEILLVDGRRGFGNRRCLPAGPLREPVSRARRADILLTNGGSDDSRPNMALRPQRAINLSDPRQTRALAQFVGTPVAAVAGIGNPEQFFALLEYNGLRITRLPYPDHHAFSREDSKHWPAGPVLMTEKDALKCRAFADLRHWYLPATAVPNQAFLQALEPQLVALEQTHQRPSPHVSPKPPESSA; from the coding sequence TTGCGGACTACCGGCACCCACCGGCGGAGTCGGCAAGGCTTCCCGAGCCAGCAACTCCAGGCCCTTTGGTATGGTCCGGGGCACCCGCTTGTCTGGCTGCTGTCACCGCTTGGCTGGCTTTACTGCGCCATTGCCCAGGCCCGCGCCGCCCTATGGCGGCGGCGCTGGCGCCAGCCGCCGGCGGCGGAAGATCAGATCGCGACACCTGTCATCGTGGTGGGCAATCTCACTGTCGGCGGCACTGGTAAGACACCGCTAGTACTCTGGCTTGCGCAGCATCTGCGCGCGCGCGGCTGGCGCCCGGGCATCCTCACCCGCGGCTACGGCGGCCAAGGCAGCGATCAGCCCCGACGCGTCCCTGTTGATGGCGACCCGCGCGACTATGGTGATGAACCCGTGCTACTCGCGAACCGCTCAGGCTGCCCGGTGATGGCCGGGGCCGATCGGGTCGCCGCGGCCCGGCGTCTGCTCCAAGACTGCGACTGCGACCTGCTCCTGGCCGACGATGGCTTGCAGCATTACCGCTTAAGGCGCGACCTGGAGATTCTGCTGGTCGATGGCCGGCGCGGTTTTGGCAATCGCCGCTGTCTGCCGGCCGGTCCGCTGCGCGAGCCGGTCTCCCGCGCCCGTCGCGCCGACATCCTGCTGACCAATGGCGGCAGCGACGACAGCCGCCCCAATATGGCACTGCGCCCGCAGCGCGCCATCAACCTCTCGGACCCCAGGCAAACCCGCGCCCTGGCGCAGTTCGTCGGCACCCCCGTTGCAGCGGTAGCCGGCATCGGAAATCCAGAGCAATTCTTCGCGCTGCTCGAATACAACGGCCTGCGTATCACCCGCCTACCCTACCCCGACCACCATGCCTTCAGCCGCGAAGACAGCAAACACTGGCCCGCCGGCCCCGTGCTGATGACCGAAAAGGACGCGCTCAAGTGCCGCGCCTTCGCCGACCTGCGCCACTGGTATCTGCCGGCGACGGCCGTGCCCAATCAGGCTTTCCTCCAGGCGCTCGAACCCCAACTCGTCGCCCTGGAACAGACCCACCAGCGCCCGTCGCCCCATGTCTCCCCCAAGCCCCCGGAGTCATCCGCGTGA
- the msbA gene encoding lipid A export permease/ATP-binding protein MsbA, which yields MSQGDPMVSARTIYARLLGYAKPYWRMFGLSIGGMLVFAATEPLFAAMIKPLLDGSFVERDPDTVRLMPLLLVGLFIVRGIAGFINTYCLRWVGRRVVTDLRQEMFEHLLRAPTRYFDTHGSGQILAKLTYNVDNVARATTSAITTIVRDGFTAIALLAYMLYLDAKLAAIFLFIGPTTAFAIKYATKKFRRYSKRIQERVGSLTHVAQEAIDAHRVIKAFGGQQDEREHFRQVNEKTRALQMKMVATEAISVPLVQLISAVAIGIVVYLSTMQGLRDNITVGSFMSFVVAMGLLLPPVKRLTSVNSHLQQGIIAAESLFELLDVAPEPDTGTRTLERAQGRIDYVDISHRYDTEKGLVIEDLSLSIAAGESVALVGRSGSGKSTLANLLPRFYEPCSGGILIDGIDIRELRLANLRAQMSLVTQEVVLFNDTIANNIAYGRVGRVSPEEIERAAEGAHALDFIRALPQGFDTLIGDRGVLLSGGQRQRLAIARAMLKDAPILILDEATSALDTEAERHIQAALHALMQARTTLVIAHRLSTIEQVDRVVVLDRGRIVEQGSHAELLARDGYYARLRRLQFSHTPAA from the coding sequence ATGAGCCAGGGCGACCCCATGGTCAGCGCGCGGACCATCTACGCGCGTCTGCTTGGCTATGCCAAACCTTATTGGCGCATGTTCGGGCTTTCGATAGGCGGCATGCTGGTATTCGCGGCAACCGAGCCCCTGTTCGCGGCCATGATCAAGCCGCTGCTCGACGGCAGCTTTGTCGAGCGCGATCCGGACACCGTGCGCCTGATGCCCCTGCTGCTGGTCGGGCTTTTCATCGTGCGCGGCATTGCCGGCTTTATTAACACTTACTGCCTGCGCTGGGTCGGCCGGCGCGTGGTGACCGACCTGCGCCAGGAAATGTTCGAGCACCTGCTGCGCGCGCCAACCCGCTACTTCGACACCCATGGCTCGGGGCAAATCCTCGCCAAGCTGACTTACAACGTCGACAATGTCGCCAGGGCCACCACCTCAGCCATCACCACCATTGTGCGCGACGGCTTCACCGCGATCGCGCTGCTGGCCTACATGCTGTATCTGGACGCCAAGCTCGCGGCCATTTTTCTGTTCATCGGCCCGACCACGGCCTTTGCCATCAAATACGCCACCAAGAAGTTCCGCCGTTACAGCAAGCGCATTCAGGAGCGGGTCGGCTCCCTGACCCATGTCGCCCAAGAGGCCATAGACGCCCACCGGGTCATCAAGGCCTTCGGCGGTCAACAGGATGAGCGCGAGCATTTCCGTCAGGTCAACGAAAAAACCCGCGCCCTGCAGATGAAAATGGTCGCGACCGAGGCCATCAGCGTTCCCTTGGTGCAGCTCATCTCCGCCGTGGCCATTGGCATCGTGGTCTATCTGTCCACCATGCAGGGCTTGCGCGACAACATCACCGTCGGCAGCTTCATGTCCTTTGTGGTGGCCATGGGTCTGCTGCTGCCGCCGGTCAAGCGCCTCACTTCGGTCAATTCCCACCTTCAGCAGGGCATCATCGCCGCCGAGAGTCTGTTCGAACTCCTCGACGTCGCGCCCGAGCCGGATACCGGTACCCGCACCCTGGAGCGCGCGCAGGGGCGCATCGACTATGTCGACATCAGCCATCGCTACGACACCGAAAAGGGCCTGGTGATTGAGGATCTGAGCCTGTCCATCGCCGCCGGCGAGAGCGTCGCCCTGGTCGGGCGCTCCGGCAGCGGAAAATCCACACTTGCCAACCTGCTGCCGCGCTTCTATGAGCCCTGCAGCGGGGGCATTCTGATCGACGGCATCGACATCCGCGAGCTGCGCCTGGCCAACCTGCGCGCGCAGATGTCGCTGGTGACCCAGGAGGTGGTGCTGTTCAATGACACCATCGCCAACAACATCGCCTATGGGCGCGTCGGTCGGGTCTCGCCAGAAGAAATTGAGCGGGCGGCCGAGGGCGCCCATGCGCTGGATTTCATCCGCGCCCTGCCGCAGGGTTTCGACACCCTGATCGGCGACCGCGGCGTGCTGCTCTCCGGCGGGCAGCGCCAGCGCTTGGCCATTGCCCGCGCCATGCTGAAGGATGCGCCCATTTTAATTCTCGACGAAGCCACCTCAGCGCTGGATACCGAAGCCGAGCGCCACATCCAGGCCGCCCTGCATGCACTGATGCAGGCACGCACCACCCTGGTGATCGCCCACCGGCTCTCGACCATCGAGCAGGTCGACCGCGTGGTGGTGCTTGACCGCGGGCGCATCGTCGAGCAGGGCTCGCACGCCGAGCTGCTCGCCCGCGACGGCTACTATGCGCGCCTGCGGCGCTTGCAGTTCAGTCATACGCCCGCGGCATGA
- a CDS encoding ExbD/TolR family protein translates to MNLRPLPPQPPELNLTPLVDVVFLLLLFFMISTTFEQARELPIALPEADGQPAEQTEKEPLVVSIDRDSHYFIAEQPLELATDQAASDETMTEQLTQALREAAESAQSESLLIEADAQTPHQAVMRVLDAAQQLGLTQLAFAAVHSPGSAEVGKTTAPEPSNSRQESPSARPEEMAGESPPRPQ, encoded by the coding sequence GTGAATCTGCGCCCACTGCCGCCGCAACCGCCGGAGCTCAATCTGACCCCATTGGTCGACGTCGTCTTTCTGCTGTTGCTGTTTTTCATGATCTCGACCACCTTCGAGCAAGCGCGCGAGCTGCCGATCGCACTGCCAGAAGCCGATGGCCAACCGGCAGAGCAGACCGAGAAAGAGCCCCTGGTCGTCAGTATCGACCGCGACAGCCATTATTTCATCGCCGAGCAGCCCCTGGAGTTGGCCACGGATCAGGCAGCCTCCGATGAAACAATGACCGAGCAGCTGACGCAAGCGCTGCGGGAAGCCGCTGAATCCGCGCAAAGCGAATCGCTGCTGATCGAGGCCGATGCGCAGACCCCGCACCAAGCCGTGATGCGCGTCTTGGACGCGGCCCAGCAGCTCGGGCTGACCCAGCTCGCGTTTGCCGCCGTCCACTCCCCGGGCAGTGCCGAGGTGGGCAAAACGACAGCGCCGGAACCATCAAACTCCAGGCAGGAGTCACCTTCAGCCCGACCAGAAGAGATGGCAGGGGAAAGCCCGCCGCGACCGCAATGA
- a CDS encoding MotA/TolQ/ExbB proton channel family protein, giving the protein MPVMTPIIDLFRAGGWLMLPITLCSVATLAIVLERFWALRPSAIMPGDLVEQIWQWHLDRALNDERIATLRSDSALGRMLAAGLVNREHSREIMKESIQDTGRQVVAEMERYLDMLGTVASVAPLLGLLGTVIGMIDVFSVIMQAGVGDPTVLAGGISKALLTTAAGLSVAIPALLFHRYFNSRVTRLAIGMEEQSLRLVEVMKGEREPDEEGPLP; this is encoded by the coding sequence ATGCCTGTTATGACCCCCATCATCGACCTGTTCCGCGCCGGCGGCTGGCTGATGCTGCCCATTACCCTTTGCTCGGTGGCGACTCTCGCCATTGTGCTGGAGCGCTTCTGGGCGCTTCGGCCCAGCGCGATTATGCCGGGCGATCTGGTGGAGCAAATCTGGCAATGGCATCTCGACCGAGCGCTTAACGACGAGCGCATTGCCACCCTGCGCTCGGACTCGGCGCTCGGGCGCATGCTCGCGGCCGGGCTGGTCAATCGCGAGCATTCGCGCGAAATCATGAAGGAGAGCATTCAGGACACCGGCCGCCAAGTGGTGGCGGAAATGGAGCGCTATCTCGACATGCTGGGCACCGTTGCCTCGGTCGCGCCGCTGCTCGGGCTGCTCGGCACCGTGATTGGCATGATCGATGTCTTCAGCGTCATCATGCAGGCCGGCGTGGGCGACCCAACCGTGCTGGCCGGCGGTATCTCCAAGGCGTTGCTAACGACGGCTGCCGGGCTGTCGGTCGCCATTCCGGCCCTGCTGTTCCATCGCTACTTCAACAGCCGGGTGACGCGACTGGCAATCGGCATGGAGGAGCAATCCCTGCGCCTAGTGGAGGTGATGAAGGGCGAGCGCGAGCCGGATGAAGAAGGCCCACTGCCGTGA
- a CDS encoding Na+/H+ antiporter subunit G has product MLIEILVSAFVLIGASFALIGSIGLLRLPDFYTRLHGPTKATTLGISGMLIASGLYFSTSTDSISLHEILVLLFLFITAPVSAHLLAKAALHRKVYSVAKTPQQASRHSAAG; this is encoded by the coding sequence ATGCTGATCGAAATTTTGGTTTCCGCCTTCGTGCTCATTGGAGCCAGCTTTGCGCTCATCGGCTCCATCGGGCTGCTGCGCCTGCCGGACTTCTACACCCGCCTGCACGGCCCCACCAAGGCAACCACCCTCGGCATCAGCGGCATGCTGATCGCCTCGGGCCTGTACTTCAGCACCTCCACCGACAGCATCAGCCTGCACGAGATTCTCGTCCTGCTGTTTCTGTTCATCACCGCCCCAGTTAGCGCCCATTTGCTCGCCAAGGCGGCCCTGCACCGAAAAGTCTATTCGGTTGCCAAGACGCCTCAGCAGGCATCCCGGCACTCCGCCGCCGGCTGA
- a CDS encoding K+/H+ antiporter subunit F, whose product MILTITVQIALAMMTLALLLNLWRLMRGPDTSDRILALDTLYINTIALLVLLGIHFDRQAYFEIALIIAMMGFVGTAALCKYQLRGDIIE is encoded by the coding sequence ATGATACTGACCATCACCGTGCAGATTGCCCTTGCCATGATGACACTGGCCCTGCTGCTCAACCTGTGGCGACTGATGCGCGGCCCGGACACCTCCGATCGCATCCTGGCGCTGGATACCTTGTACATCAACACCATCGCACTGCTGGTGCTGCTCGGCATCCATTTTGATCGGCAAGCCTATTTCGAGATTGCGCTCATCATCGCCATGATGGGATTTGTCGGGACCGCCGCCCTGTGCAAATACCAGCTGCGCGGCGATATCATCGAGTGA
- a CDS encoding Na+/H+ antiporter subunit E yields the protein MLKRLLHSWVPHPLLSLTLLIIWLLLNNSIGPGNLLLGSLLALSLSRVTANFWPERPRLRKPLKLLAYLVQLFVDILIANLQVALLILGPRTRLHPAFVELPLELTDPFAITVLASVISLTPGTVSADVIQPAKRDGRSTRGDSTGNGLGADADSRFGPASDARVGTHAGTILLVHSIDAEDAAALCRHLKQRYEAPLLEIFR from the coding sequence ATGCTGAAACGCCTGCTGCACAGCTGGGTGCCGCATCCGCTGCTCAGCCTGACGTTGCTGATCATCTGGCTGCTGCTGAACAACAGCATCGGCCCTGGTAATCTGCTGCTCGGCAGCCTGCTGGCACTGAGCCTGTCGCGCGTGACGGCCAATTTCTGGCCAGAGCGCCCGCGTCTGCGCAAACCGCTCAAGCTGCTCGCCTACCTGGTGCAGCTGTTTGTCGATATCCTGATCGCGAATCTGCAAGTCGCACTTTTGATTCTCGGGCCGCGCACACGCCTGCACCCGGCCTTCGTTGAGCTGCCGCTGGAATTAACCGACCCCTTCGCCATCACGGTGCTAGCCAGCGTTATCTCCCTGACGCCGGGCACAGTATCGGCCGATGTGATACAGCCGGCGAAGAGGGATGGCCGCAGCACGAGAGGGGACAGCACGGGGAATGGCCTTGGGGCTGATGCAGATTCTAGGTTTGGGCCAGCATCTGACGCGCGAGTCGGAACGCACGCAGGCACCATCCTGCTGGTGCATAGCATCGACGCCGAGGACGCAGCCGCCCTGTGCCGCCACCTGAAGCAACGCTACGAGGCCCCGCTGCTGGAGATTTTCCGATGA